One window from the genome of bacterium encodes:
- a CDS encoding DUF1893 domain-containing protein, whose product MKDWQKKIDDLQQAGLTLRVEKGGRVIFASSEPMLKPLLLCLQQRRSEIAGATVIDKIVGRAAAYLCVKGKVAEVITPLASLGAQDVLQQAGIPLQAQRVVAQIMNRDNTGPCPMEQLAGEALSAEGFYETLCVRIAAKTV is encoded by the coding sequence ATGAAAGACTGGCAGAAAAAAATTGATGATCTGCAGCAGGCCGGCCTGACGCTGCGAGTGGAAAAGGGCGGCCGTGTGATCTTTGCTTCATCAGAACCCATGCTCAAGCCTCTGCTGCTCTGCTTGCAGCAAAGGCGGAGCGAGATAGCCGGCGCCACAGTGATCGATAAAATCGTCGGCCGCGCTGCAGCCTATTTATGTGTAAAAGGAAAAGTGGCTGAGGTGATCACGCCGCTGGCCAGCCTTGGCGCGCAGGATGTCTTGCAGCAGGCCGGTATTCCCTTGCAGGCCCAACGGGTGGTGGCGCAGATTATGAATCGGGATAACACCGGGCCCTGTCCCATGGAGCAACTGGCCGGCGAAGCGCTGTCGGCGGAGGGGTTCTACGAGACCTTGTGCGTTCGAATCGCAGCAAAGACGGTTTAA
- a CDS encoding inorganic phosphate transporter, with amino-acid sequence MSSSLLTVYFTIALALVFDVINGFHDAANSIATVVSTRVLSPRIAVLWAAFFNFAAMFIFMPRVADTVSKIVRIQVGDPAFIYVVLAGLLGAIAWDLLTWWWGLPTSSSHALIGGFAGAGIAYQGVSSIRWEKMVAILQFIPLAPMIGMASGFSFMLLVYWIFRKYRPSEVDSFFRKGQLFSAALYSLGHGGNDAQKTMGIIVALLVAAGMFDLDTQLSLLDLKTMWIILSCQTAMALGTAMGGWRIVKTMGMRLTKLKPVHGFCAETAGAATIFIATHLGIPVSTTHTIAGAIAGVGTTTNATKVKWSIFGRIVVSWVVTIPFSALVAAGCFYVVQWLHGAF; translated from the coding sequence ATGAGCTCTTCTTTGCTGACGGTGTATTTTACAATTGCGCTCGCCCTTGTCTTTGATGTGATCAACGGATTCCACGATGCCGCAAACTCTATCGCCACCGTGGTATCCACCAGAGTGCTGTCGCCGCGCATCGCCGTGCTCTGGGCCGCTTTTTTTAATTTTGCCGCCATGTTTATCTTCATGCCACGGGTGGCGGATACGGTCTCCAAGATCGTGCGCATCCAGGTGGGGGATCCTGCGTTCATCTATGTGGTGTTGGCCGGCCTGCTGGGCGCCATCGCCTGGGACCTGCTGACTTGGTGGTGGGGATTGCCCACCAGCTCATCCCATGCCTTGATCGGCGGTTTCGCCGGCGCCGGCATCGCCTACCAGGGGGTGAGCAGCATTCGCTGGGAGAAGATGGTCGCCATCCTGCAGTTCATACCCCTGGCCCCGATGATCGGCATGGCTTCGGGCTTTTCCTTCATGCTGCTGGTCTATTGGATATTCCGCAAATATCGCCCCAGTGAAGTGGACAGCTTTTTTCGCAAAGGCCAGCTGTTCTCTGCCGCGCTCTATTCTTTGGGTCATGGGGGCAACGATGCGCAAAAAACCATGGGTATCATTGTGGCCCTGCTGGTGGCCGCCGGTATGTTTGATCTCGATACCCAGCTTTCCCTGTTGGACTTGAAAACCATGTGGATCATCCTCTCCTGCCAGACCGCTATGGCGCTCGGTACCGCCATGGGCGGTTGGCGTATCGTTAAAACCATGGGCATGCGGCTGACCAAACTGAAACCGGTGCACGGCTTTTGTGCAGAGACCGCCGGCGCCGCGACCATCTTTATCGCCACACATCTGGGCATTCCGGTATCTACAACGCACACGATCGCCGGCGCCATCGCTGGCGTAGGGACCACAACCAACGCCACCAAGGTTAAATGGAGCATCTTCGGCCGCATCGTCGTCTCCTGGGTGGTGACCATTCCCTTCTCCGCGCTGGTGGCCGCCGGCTGCTTTTATGTGGTGCAATGGCTGCATGGTGCTTTTTAA
- a CDS encoding DUF47 domain-containing protein: MLKSFLPKEYSFFDFFEKHARLTTEVCLQLQTLTSDGQDIPVHVARIHELEHQADDVTHECIDALHRTFITPIERTDILQLIKQLDDILDSIDAASSRIELYGITQMRSEARELADVLVTSMAEITGGLVAMRDLKNMQKINTHCIAIHDLESRGDTILRSALIRLFQEDQPIVIIKWKEIFERLEKAVDRCENVANIIEGVVISSS; encoded by the coding sequence ATGCTGAAAAGTTTTTTACCCAAAGAGTACAGTTTTTTTGATTTTTTCGAGAAACATGCACGATTGACCACCGAGGTGTGTCTGCAATTGCAGACCCTGACTTCTGACGGCCAAGACATTCCGGTCCATGTGGCGCGCATCCACGAGCTGGAGCATCAGGCCGACGATGTCACGCATGAGTGCATCGACGCGCTGCATCGAACGTTCATCACTCCCATCGAACGCACGGACATCCTGCAGCTGATCAAGCAGCTGGACGACATCCTGGATTCTATTGACGCCGCCAGTTCCCGCATCGAGTTGTACGGCATCACGCAAATGCGTTCAGAAGCGCGCGAGTTGGCAGACGTGCTCGTGACTTCCATGGCGGAGATCACCGGCGGCCTGGTCGCCATGCGCGATCTGAAAAACATGCAAAAAATCAATACCCACTGCATCGCCATTCACGATCTGGAGAGCCGGGGCGATACCATCCTGCGTTCTGCGTTGATCCGGCTGTTCCAGGAGGATCAGCCTATTGTAATCATTAAATGGAAAGAGATCTTTGAACGCCTGGAAAAAGCCGTGGATCGCTGCGAAAACGTGGCCAACATTATCGAAGGTGTCGTCATCTCCTCTTCCTGA
- a CDS encoding PorV/PorQ family protein produces the protein MKIKFFLFVVVALMGAGDLQAQAVSKVGTSAAPFLAIEVGGRALAMGGAFVATADDATALYWNPAGLSRLNKTMVTMSHTQWIADIAFDHAGVSIPLSSADAIGLSVTSLSMDEMQVRTIFYPEGTGEYFGSTDLALSGSYSRSLTDRFSIGFTGKYVQQKLWHMSASAMALDVGVLFTTQLHDMRLGMSISNFGSKMRLQGIDTQVNYDVSPTTAGNNDKIIAHLQTDNWSMPLIFRVGAALDVINRARHRLTCAVDAVHPSDNAEYVNVGAEYALYNSIFVRAGYKSLFLKDSEEGVTLGGGLAYHMLSTVNLRIDYAYLDFGILNAVHRFSLGFDF, from the coding sequence ATGAAAATAAAATTTTTTCTTTTTGTCGTGGTTGCCTTGATGGGCGCCGGCGATCTGCAGGCGCAGGCGGTGTCCAAAGTCGGCACCAGCGCAGCGCCGTTCCTGGCCATCGAGGTCGGCGGTCGGGCTCTGGCCATGGGCGGGGCATTTGTGGCGACCGCGGATGACGCCACAGCACTGTACTGGAATCCAGCCGGGCTCTCACGGTTGAACAAAACCATGGTGACCATGAGCCATACGCAATGGATCGCCGATATAGCCTTTGACCACGCGGGCGTGTCCATTCCTCTGTCCTCCGCTGATGCCATCGGGCTCAGCGTTACTTCCTTGAGCATGGATGAAATGCAGGTACGGACGATTTTTTATCCCGAGGGCACAGGGGAGTATTTCGGCTCTACTGATCTGGCGCTCAGCGGCAGCTACAGCCGCAGCCTCACCGATCGTTTCTCCATCGGCTTCACCGGCAAATATGTGCAGCAAAAACTGTGGCACATGAGCGCCTCAGCCATGGCGCTGGATGTGGGCGTGCTGTTCACCACTCAGCTGCATGATATGCGACTGGGGATGAGCATCTCCAATTTCGGCAGCAAAATGCGTTTGCAGGGCATCGACACTCAGGTCAACTATGATGTCAGCCCTACGACCGCCGGCAACAACGACAAGATCATTGCCCATCTGCAGACCGATAACTGGTCCATGCCGCTCATCTTCCGGGTGGGCGCCGCGCTGGACGTGATCAACCGAGCCCGTCACCGACTGACCTGCGCCGTGGATGCCGTGCATCCCAGCGACAATGCGGAATATGTTAACGTCGGCGCTGAATACGCGTTGTACAACAGCATATTTGTCCGCGCCGGTTACAAATCCCTTTTTCTCAAGGACAGCGAGGAGGGGGTGACCCTCGGCGGCGGTCTGGCCTATCATATGCTGTCGACCGTAAACCTACGCATCGACTACGCTTATCTGGATTTCGGCATTTTAAACGCCGTGCACCGTTTTTCATTGGGATTTGATTTTTAA
- a CDS encoding TonB-dependent receptor — protein sequence MRMLKCAIMMLLPAMLWAGTTGKIAGRVIDQNSRTGLPGVNILLEGTTLGAATDINGEYAILNIPPGVYNVVAKMIGYQSLRQTGVKVTIDLTTPLNFQLSSTVLDINETVTVVAERPLVRKDVTSSHAVVATEDIKQLPVENFNQVLTLQAGVVQGSGGELHIRGGRSGEVRYMVDGISVTDPYNSGMALSVENEAIQEMEFVSGTFNAEYGQAMSGIVNIVTKEGGKKLTGEVVGYLGDYVSTDTELYDHIDDVTPLSNKDLRGNLSGPVPFTRDKVSFFFSGRALDQEGYLYGQNRFTIADSNDFSQTAANWQESGDGSIVAMNPYRKFSGQWKFAYNVADNIKVTLGGLADWSRSQSYSHKWKYTPSGRPTSWGSGFNNVFTLTHTLSPKTFYAFRYSNFYNYGQSYVFKDPLDPRYVSSDRLNASSGYRFYAGGVNLGHYERYTLTHIGKFEIVSQVSKIHQLKAGMEFEKDKLFGDSFTIQIDQSTDWKPKIPDIALTAHDRYVRRPYQLSGFLQDKIELRDMIVNVGLRFEYFDSNSQLPTDQSDPSLWVPNRYKSVWAVQGQDTMLVKMPYRLDPNTGERTYIDPNTGKPMNGVIPEGHLATTIGGDRVRLNGPAAIIDPDTGEPLRGSGSATWFKKSSAKYQISPRVGIAFPITERGVIHFSYGHFLQIPAYSYLYSNPDFEVVSGLNTIMGNADLEPQRTVGYEIGLQQQLTEDLGLNVTGFYKDVRNLLGTKIIETYAAGDRYALYINRDYGNIRGITLTLDKRYANMLSAKLDYTYSVSEGNASDPEATFYDTSNDIEPEKQLVALDWDQRHTLNGSVNLGVPNNWNVSFIAQLGSGLPYTPEYRGTRTAFENAGRKPYQLNVDMRAHKMFALSGMRFGVYLVVYNLFDRRNEDYVYNDTGRATYSLIPMYTPESIGPNTLSEYLRRPDYYSSPREIKLGLSVGF from the coding sequence ATGCGGATGCTCAAATGCGCCATCATGATGTTGCTGCCTGCCATGCTGTGGGCCGGCACCACGGGAAAAATCGCCGGCAGGGTGATCGACCAGAACAGCCGCACTGGACTGCCCGGCGTCAACATCCTGCTGGAAGGCACCACGCTGGGCGCTGCCACCGATATCAACGGTGAATACGCCATTCTGAATATTCCGCCCGGCGTGTATAACGTGGTTGCCAAGATGATCGGTTATCAGAGCCTGCGGCAAACCGGCGTCAAGGTCACCATCGACCTGACCACCCCGTTGAACTTTCAACTCTCTTCCACGGTTCTGGATATCAACGAAACCGTAACTGTGGTGGCGGAACGACCGCTGGTGCGCAAGGACGTCACTTCCAGCCACGCGGTGGTGGCCACTGAGGACATCAAGCAGCTGCCGGTGGAAAATTTTAATCAGGTGTTGACCCTACAGGCCGGCGTCGTGCAGGGGAGCGGTGGCGAGCTGCATATCCGCGGAGGCCGCTCAGGCGAGGTGCGCTACATGGTTGATGGTATCAGCGTTACCGATCCGTACAACTCGGGCATGGCGCTGAGCGTGGAGAATGAAGCCATCCAGGAGATGGAGTTTGTCAGCGGAACGTTCAACGCCGAGTATGGGCAGGCGATGTCCGGCATCGTCAACATCGTCACTAAAGAGGGCGGAAAAAAATTGACCGGCGAGGTCGTGGGCTATCTCGGCGATTACGTCAGCACCGACACCGAACTCTATGATCATATCGACGACGTGACCCCACTGTCCAACAAGGACCTGCGCGGCAACCTCAGCGGACCGGTGCCGTTCACTCGGGATAAAGTGAGCTTTTTCTTTTCCGGCCGCGCCCTGGACCAGGAGGGCTATCTCTACGGCCAGAACCGCTTCACCATCGCCGACTCGAACGATTTCAGTCAAACCGCCGCCAACTGGCAGGAATCCGGCGACGGATCCATTGTAGCGATGAACCCCTATCGCAAATTCTCCGGGCAGTGGAAATTCGCCTACAATGTGGCTGACAACATCAAAGTCACGCTCGGCGGCCTGGCCGATTGGTCGCGCAGCCAGAGCTACAGCCACAAATGGAAGTACACGCCGTCCGGACGACCCACCAGCTGGGGATCTGGATTTAACAACGTGTTCACTCTGACGCACACCCTGTCGCCGAAAACGTTTTATGCTTTCCGCTATTCCAACTTTTACAACTATGGCCAGTCTTATGTGTTTAAGGATCCATTGGATCCCCGCTATGTCAGCTCGGACCGGCTCAACGCCAGCAGCGGCTATCGTTTTTATGCCGGCGGCGTCAACCTGGGCCATTATGAGCGCTACACTCTGACCCATATCGGCAAGTTTGAAATCGTCAGCCAGGTCAGTAAAATTCATCAGCTCAAAGCGGGTATGGAATTTGAAAAGGACAAGCTGTTCGGAGACAGCTTTACCATTCAGATCGATCAATCCACCGATTGGAAACCGAAAATACCGGATATCGCGCTGACTGCGCACGACCGCTATGTGCGCCGTCCCTACCAACTCTCTGGTTTTTTACAGGACAAGATCGAATTGCGCGATATGATCGTCAATGTGGGCCTTCGGTTCGAATATTTCGACTCCAACTCGCAGCTACCCACCGACCAGTCTGATCCCTCCTTATGGGTGCCCAACCGATATAAATCGGTATGGGCTGTCCAGGGGCAGGACACCATGCTGGTCAAGATGCCCTACCGGCTTGATCCGAACACCGGCGAAAGAACCTATATCGATCCCAATACGGGCAAACCCATGAACGGCGTTATCCCTGAAGGCCATCTGGCGACCACCATAGGCGGCGACCGGGTGCGTTTGAACGGTCCGGCGGCCATCATCGATCCGGATACCGGCGAACCGCTGCGGGGATCCGGCAGCGCCACCTGGTTTAAAAAGTCATCCGCCAAATATCAGATCAGCCCGCGTGTAGGTATCGCCTTTCCGATCACCGAACGCGGCGTCATTCATTTCTCCTATGGTCATTTTCTTCAGATCCCAGCGTACAGTTATCTCTATTCCAATCCAGATTTTGAAGTGGTCTCCGGTCTTAACACGATCATGGGCAACGCCGACCTGGAACCGCAGCGCACGGTGGGTTATGAGATCGGCTTGCAGCAGCAGTTGACCGAAGACCTGGGACTCAACGTGACGGGATTTTACAAGGACGTGCGCAATCTGCTGGGTACAAAAATCATCGAGACCTACGCCGCCGGCGACCGCTATGCGCTGTATATCAACCGCGATTACGGCAACATCCGCGGCATCACTTTGACTTTGGACAAGCGCTATGCCAATATGCTGTCGGCCAAATTGGATTACACCTATTCCGTCTCCGAAGGCAACGCCTCGGATCCGGAAGCCACATTTTATGACACCTCCAACGACATAGAGCCGGAGAAGCAATTGGTCGCCCTGGATTGGGATCAACGCCATACGCTGAACGGCTCGGTGAACCTCGGCGTTCCCAATAACTGGAATGTCAGTTTTATCGCCCAATTGGGCTCGGGTTTGCCGTATACGCCGGAGTATCGCGGCACACGGACGGCATTTGAAAACGCCGGCCGCAAGCCCTATCAGCTCAATGTCGATATGCGGGCGCACAAAATGTTTGCGCTCTCCGGCATGCGCTTCGGTGTCTATCTGGTGGTGTACAACCTGTTTGACCGGCGCAATGAGGATTATGTGTACAACGACACCGGCCGCGCCACCTATTCGTTGATCCCCATGTATACGCCGGAGTCCATTGGTCCCAACACGTTGTCCGAATATCTGCGGCGGCCGGATTATTATTCATCGCCGCGTGAAATCAAGCTCGGCCTTTCGGTCGGTTTTTAA